From one Lycorma delicatula isolate Av1 chromosome 2, ASM4794821v1, whole genome shotgun sequence genomic stretch:
- the LOC142320543 gene encoding glucose-fructose oxidoreductase domain-containing protein 1 gives MLPGIGVFGTGNVVKVVVPFLREKGFKIEAIWGRALKEAQDVAKELEIPFFTNKIDDVLLRKDVDLIFIICSPNLHSQISVKALGIGKHVLCDKPAGLCQSEALKMVRASQYYPSLISIVNHSLRFLPAFTQMRKAIMDGFLGNEEEITVCDVRVQMGSLLHDYYDWLCDDTMGGGVLTLVGSHVIDLVSHLLSQRAVRVHGVVRTFIKTTKEINGIRHISSPDFCTFQMEMNKGALVTVTLNNHLPGMFNQEVIICGKGGHLVVRGGDLYRYKAGSSKEEVMYLDVEDLQKYGSINPIAANVIPRPYMKGLFKMMGALREAFLPVEDKRGWIKEPVASAATFEDGLYVQAVIDALRKSSANREWIKVEQILEG, from the exons ATGCTACCAGGCATTGGTGTGTTTGGGACTGGTAATGTTGTTAAGGTTGTTGTGCCATTTTTAAGGGAAAAAGGCTTCAAAATAGAAGCAATTTGGGGCAGGGCTTTGAAAGAAGCACAAGATGTTGCTAAAGAATTAGAAATACCattttttactaacaaaataGATGATGTACTTTTACGCAAAGATGTTgatctgatttttattatttgctctCCGAACTTACATTCACAAATTTCTGTGAAGGCATTAGGAATTGGTAAACATGTATTATGTGATAAACCAGCAGGTTTATGTCAAAGTGAAGCCCTGAAAATGGTTAGAGCATCACAGTATTATCCATCATTAATCTCCATTGTTAATCATAGCTTGAGATTTCTACCTGCATTTACTCAAATGCGTAAAGCGATCATGGATGGATTTTTAGGTAATGAAGAAGAAATTACAGTGTGTGATGTGAGAGTACAGATGGGAAGTTTATTACATGATTATTATGATTGGCTTTGTGATGATACAATGGGTGGAGGTGTATTAACACTTGTTGGAAGTCATGTTATTGATCTTGTCTCTCACTTACTCTCTCAACGTGCAGTACGTGTTCATGGTGTTGTGAGAACATTTATTAAGACTACCAAAGAAATTAATGGTATCAGACATATATCTAGtccagatttttgtacatttcaAATGGAAATGAATAAAGGAGCATTAGTAACTGTGACATTAAACAATCATTTGCCTGGAATGTTTAATCAGGAAGTCATTATCTGTGGTAAAGGTGGGCATTTAGTTGTTAGAGGTGGTGATTTATATCGTTATAAGGCTGGTTCATCAAAAGAAGAAGTGATGTACCTTGATGTggaagatttacaaaaatatggtAGTATTAATCCTATTGCTGCAAATGTCATTCCTCGCCCATACATGAAAGGTCTTTTTAAAATGATGGGAGCTCTTAGAGAAGCATTTCTTCCTGTTGAAGATAAAAGGGGTTGGATTAAGGAACCAGTTGCATCAGCTGCAACTTTTGAAGATGGTTTATATGTACAAGCTGTGATTGATGCTCTTCGAAAATCAAGTGCTAATCGTGAATGGATAAAG GTAGAACAAATTCTTGAAGGGTAA